AAGCCAATTATATGTatgtatctacctatctatctattaaTTAATTTGTATCCAATTAACTAGCTCAGACTGGATTCCATGTGAGGTAACCTTCTAGACCCAATCATTTGGAATACGGTCAAAAATCTTGTTGAAGTTCATGGTCTTCGAAAACTTTATGGTTATCTGTCTACCCTCCTCAATTCTCTTGGACACATCTTCAAAAAGTCAATCAAATTTGTGAAACATAACTTACCATGCATAAAGTCATGCAGTCTAAACCTAATCAGTACAgacagtccccgagttacgaacgtctgaaTTACGGACAACTTATACTTacaaaccaaggaaggagaacactgtccgccattttaagttggatcgcgacaccatctgccattttgagTCGGATCACGACGCTCTCCGCCATTTTGAGTCAGATTGCGACGCTGTCTGCCCTTTAAAGTCCTCGCCGTTGACACTGtattgagtgtgtaactttgtatttggcttaaatttttcttagcaagattcacccttacccccctcccccctttcagttggctggtggcgcagtcagATCAGCGTTGGGCTGGAGAAGAGGTTCCTgaattcgatccagtgacagaccgctcccgtgcctggttgatgttgatccagtgactcccgtagcatctgtgctgggttgatgttgagcttgcaactcgacctcataaaaaacaCTGCCACTTCCAGTTTAAATCCCctcgcggaatattgtggagaatCAAATATCCAAACCCCGCATAGcctccacttgtcccatttaacctgtctcagtgtgatgGACTTTCAGACCCAGGGAATTCAGTACAGttgtccttaggacccagcggacctcgggacccgcggcctgcagtgtttctgttccattgactaGAAgcaatcgcaattgaaaataaagtggaaataataaagcgatcagaaagaggtgaaacaccatcggtcattggaaaagcattaggctacagtcagtcaatgatggggacaattttaaaggataaagtgagaataatggagcatgtgtaaggccctgccccgatgaaagttacaattattactaagccacacagtggtttaatcattggagtacatatgtttcttaagtattttttatgcacagaaaggtaaaatatatactatatactaagacaaacatttgactgactgacgctaaataacaccggatgtacttgttacgacttacgtacaaatccaacttaaagacagactcagaaacggaactcgttcgtagcccggggactgcctgtacttgctTTTCCAAATGTAAGAACATGTTCCTTAGGATCTCCTCCTTTAACTTTGCCAGTACTGATTTCCTCACTGGCCTATAGTTCTTTGGCTTGTCCTttcaacctttcttgaaaaaaggcACCACACTTGCCAccttccactctttcaatacttCACCTTTGACCAAAGAAGATATAAATATCTCTCTGAGTACCCATGAAATTTCTTCCCTAGCTTCTCTCAAAGCCCAAGCATACACTTGGTTTGGCCCAAGAGACTTGCCAACTCATATGCTTCAAGACTGCGAGCATTTATAATGTGGGTATGTCCCACAATATCATTCAGCACATACCCTAATTCCTTAGTTTACATGACCTTCTCCACAGTAAATACAGATGAGAAATATTCACCTAAGATCTTTCCCATCCCTTGAGACCCTACTGAACATTAAGGAGAACTATTCTCTCCCTAACATCCATATTGCTCTTAAGGATCCAGTCAAGATGTCACCTACGTACAACGCTCCTTCAGTCGGCATCTGGATAGATGATGAAACTATGTATTTCACTTTTTTTTACGTCTTTTATGCTTGTTTTACATCTTGAACGTATTTCTGGGACTGTTGTCGAGTCTGTGATTTGCCATTTGGAGATCATTTTGGTgtttcagcactctgcagtcttCAAGGAGATTCTGGAAGGCTGAGGCAGCATGCGGGAACCTTGTGGCGAGAAGGCTGCAAGTcgatgttcgactccatttcactggtgagattgctctgctatagagagggaGACTGTTGTCCAGGTTTTCTGCGTTTTGAATGTGGACTTCATTCAGTCTTACGGTTTTTTTGTATTCTGGGTTTTTCACCCGATTTTGCTTGGGggtgggggatttgggggtcattTTGTCTTTTacaattttgttcatttttttgggtGGGGAGGAAGGATTTGGGAGTTGATGATCGTACTGCCTTGCTTTTCTTTCTTAGTTCTGTGGCTATCCGGAGAAGAATTTCAAAGTTGCCAACTTTAACAATAAATGAACCCTTGAGCCTTTAAATCTCTTAAGATTCTACTTGACCTCATTTGCCAGAAGTCCCATAGTCCAGCAACAAGACGGTGTATGACTATTAATTCATGCTCAAACACAGATTTTTCAAGGGTGATCAAGAAAGATTAATTTCCCTTAGAACAATTTCAGTAATTATGGTGCATTTTATTTGTTTATCCAACGAGTAATGAGAGGTCTGAAACTCACTTCCTGAGATAGTAGTTCAGACAGAAAATCTTATCATGCTTCAAAGTACCTCAATAAGTAAagtcaaaggattcaaagtacatttattatcaaagtgtgtagaaattattaaaaacacaaaatgctgtctggcctgctgagttctgccagcattttgtgtttgtattgacttccagcatctgcagattcactcgtgttgcctttgtgtagaaattaaacaaccttgagatgtgtctgtttacaggcagccacagaaaaAGAAACAAGAAAGAACTCAATTAAAAAAAGACCCAAattgtaaagaaagaaaaaaaacaaatcattgaattgaattgactttatttcttacatccttcacatatatgagtaaaaatctttgttgcaTCTCCAACTAAGTGTGCAATAtacaatttatagtcatttgcaataaatagtatgtacaacaggacagtcaatatagcatagaaatacaattgtattggtgtgaattaatcagtctgaaggcctggtggaagaagctgttggtcctggcttttatgctgtggtaccgtttcccagatggtagcagctagaatagtttgtgggaggggtgaattgggttcccaatgatcctttgggccctttataCACATCTGTCTCTGTAAACGTCCAGAATAGTAGGAAGTTTTCATCTACCGAGTCCTacaattgagggaggtacagttcccataccaggcagtgatgcagccagtcaggatgctctcgattgtgcccctgtagaaagtccttgggatttgggaattcatgccaaatttcttcaaccatgTGAGGTGAAAAAGGCGCTTTCGTGCTTTTTCACCAAACAGTCGGTATgtgcagaccacgtgagatctttGGTGACGTGTATGTCAAGGAACTTAAAGATGTTCACcacctcaaccccagatccatcgatgtcaataggagttagcgtgcctccattcctcctgtagtccacccAACTCCTttatttttgtgacattgaggcagaggcagtttttttgacaccactgtgtcagggtgatgacttcttctctgtaggctgcctcattattatttgagataggCCAATCAATGTGGTATCTTCAGCAAATTCAATTAGCAGattagcctctcaaagcatttgcttattattgaggtgcaTGCGAAAGGACACCAGTCATTCATACATGTTACCTTTGtcttttttaggtacaggaacaatggtggatgcttTGAAGCAGGAAGGCACTCTAAatcgggagagggagagattaaaaatgtctgtaaatacatgtgccagttgtgctgcacatATCCTGAGTACCCGCACTCGAATGCTGATTGGTCccgcagccttgtgactgtccgCTCACTGGAAACACCtgcatacttcagcctcagagatgaccaaggtgcaggtcacTTGGACGGCTCTCTTCGGGAGCTCAGTGTTGGCAAAATCGAACCAAacgtaaaaaagatttagctcaacTGGTAGAGAAGCAGCAAAGTTGGCAGCACCATTGCACTTGGatttgaagtctgtgatggtgtgCAGATCTTGACATTAGCTGCATGTGTTGTTTGTGGAGAGTTGTGCCTGAATCTCGTCCATGTACTGTCGTTTCGCTGCCTTGATGATTTTGCATAGAtcgtagctgcatttcttgagtttCTGTTGGTTACTGGCAATGCAAGCTCCGTCTTGCATGATAAGTGCTGCACGCAAAGATCTGTTGATCCGGGGCTTCTGATTTGGATCGACCCTGACCGATTTTGGGAACAATGTCCTTGATGCACTTCTGAACGAAGCTCATGACCCCTTCCGTGAACTCGGAGACATCTTCATCACGAAAGACATTCCAGTTGATGTCATCAAAGCCGTCCTGTAACATGGAGACAGACTGGTCGGACCAGTGGTGGACGGTTTTAACTATGgctgcctcttgtttcagcttctgcttgTACATCAGCAGAAGCAAGATGGAGGAACGATCCGACTTCCCAAAAGGTGGATGGAGGAGCGCTTTGTGAGTGCTGTggaagggagagtagcagtggtcaagtatgcTGTCTCCCCCATGTGtcatgcaaacaacagaagcaagcaacagcattccaagCCAAACTGAGTCCTTAGATCTGAATCCCCAGAACAGACCCAAAGCCTTGGTCTCATTTCATAAAACAGCCACGCAAACCGGCAGATTACAAGGTTACGAACTAATAAGGGGAATTACCTTAAATAgaacaaaccccatttccagaaaagttgggatattttccaaaatgcaataaaaacaaaaatctgtgatatgttaattcacgtcagcctttatttaactgacaaaagtacaaagaaaagattttcaatagttttactgtccaacttaattgtattttgtaaatatacacaaatttagaatttgatggctgcaacacactcaacaaaagttgggacagaggcatgtttaccattgtgttacatcacctttccttttaataacattttttaatcattttggaactgaggatactaattgtagtagatttgcaattgggaattttgtccattcttgcttgatataagacttcagctgctcagcaGTCTGTGGTCTCCGTTGACTGATTCTCCTCTTTgtgatgcaccatacattttcaataggagatagatctggactggcagcaggccagtcaagcacacacactctgtgtctacaaagccacgctgttgtagcccgtgcagaatgtcgtctggcattgtcctgctgaaataagcatggacgtcccgggaagagatgtcgccttgatggcaacatatgtctctctaaaatcctaatatacacctcagagtcaatggtaccttcacatacatgcaactcacccatgccgtggacactgatgcacccccatgctggcttttgcacctttcgctgataacaatcaggatggtcgttttcatctttggcacggagaactcaacgcccattttttccgaaaactagctgaaatgtgaactcatctgaccacagcacatggttccacagtctttcggtccatctgagatgggcttgggcccagagaactcgctggcgtttctgcatagagttgatatatggcttcctccttgcgtaatacagtttcaagttgcatttctggatgcagcgacggactgtgttaagtgacaatggttttctgaagtactcccgagcccaggtggttataattgtcacagtagcatgacggtttcttagacAGTGCCACATGAGGGCTTGAAGTTcatgtgcattcaacagtggtttccgaccttgccctttacgcactgagatgtctctgaatcttttcataatattatgtactgtagatgttgaaagacctaaattctttgcaatcttgtgttgggaaatgttccttttgaactgtctAACAATTCTcacacgaattttggcacaaaggggtgagccacgacccatccttgcttgcaaagactgagcctttgatggacgctacttttatgcccagtcatgatacctcacctgctcccaattagcctgcttaattaGCCTGCTCCAAACCGGTGTTaactgaatattctgtgcacttttcaatcttattttaactctgtcccaacttttgttgagtgtgttgcagccatcaaattctaaatttgtgtatatttacaaaatacaattcagTTGGTCAGTataactattgaaaatcttttctttgtacttttgtcagttaaataaacgttcacgtgaattaacatatcacagatttttgttcttattgcattttggaaaatatcccaacttttctggaaatggggtttgtattttaAGTAGTATGGATATCACAGGGATGATGGTACTTTTCTATGCCATAAGATTTTCTGGTTCACCATTTGCACTCACAAATTAATTTCAGACCAGAATTGCAGCATTCCATACCTGGATAGCAGTATAGAATTTAAAATGCCCAATTGTGTTTGACACTCGTATGACTACATAATCTACACAAAAAGTGGAAAAATGCAATGAGCTTAGTGTGCATAAATCTTAAGAAGACCTTCAAGAAAAGAATTTGCagagcaattaaatgcattaattaTGTGGAGAATGGCAAACCATATTATGAATTAATTAAAATGTAAATAAAGATAGATTAGAAGTTAGTTTCACTGTCTGAGTTAAAGTAAGTGACAATATTCCAGTTTCACAAAAGTTCTATTTATTTCAAGGTCCAGAAGTTTTAAGTCAGCATTTAGTTGAGAACAGAAAAATATTACTTCCTTATTTTCCAGATGTGACAGTAATTACTGTTTCACAATCCAGACACACTCAGAATGCACGCtgcggagacagttcagtgcgaACAGAAGTCAATGAAATTATAAGAACATTCTACACCTTCAAACAGAATGACTCAGGTAACAATTATTTTCAATAAGGAAACTGTATCGCCTGTTTAAATGAAGAATCATATGTTTGCTTTTCTGGTTGTATTAATGGAATGTACCTGATATAATAGTTTCAATTGGAAATATCAGGTGTAAAGTTTAAAGTTAAGTGTTTAACTTTTTAAATTAACATTTTATTCTTTACTAATTATCACTATTATGTTTTCAGTTACCCACTTTTGAGATTCCAGCCATCACTGGTGATTTCGAATTCGACATGCTAGACCCTTCACTATTTGAAATCTCCTGTGATACATCAAGTGTCAGAAACTTTGGCAGGCTTTTCATGCCCATTTTATATGCAATAATATTTGCCACAGGGCTTTTGGGCAATTTGTTGGTCATTGTGACATTAGTCCTATACGTGAAGCCAAAGACCATGGTAGATATCTACTTGATGAACCTAGCCATCGCTGATCTGATCTTCCTTTGCACCCTGCCATTTTGGGCAGTTGATGCATATACTGAATGGATCTTTGGAACTTTTATGTGCAAAATTATGAATGGTCTGTATACTgtaaacttctacagttgtatgTTAACACTTGCCTGCATAAGTGTCAACAGATACAATTTTATTGTTCAATCAACAAAAATGTATAAAGATAGAACTAAAACAGTTCACAGTAAGTTAACTTGCTTAGGGATTTGGGTGTTTGCAATCATCTTAACCCTTCCAGAATTTATATTAAGTAAAGCATATACTGGTATACCTGACAAAATTATCTGTACAATGATATACCCTTCTAATTTTGACATTATTAAAGTAGGAGTCCATGTaacacagatagtggtgggatTTCTGATACCTTTTGTGACAATGGTTATTTGCTACACAAATATTGCAAAAACTCTGCTCCATGCTAAGGGCTTTCAGAAGAATAAATCATTAAAGATTATTGTTGCAGTTGTAATTGTATTTATGATTTGTGAATTGCCATTTAACATTGTACTCTTGATGCGAACTTTAGAGATCATAAATAAAGAAAACATGAATTGTGAACTTCGTGTAAATGTAGACTATGCAATTATCATAACAGAAGGAACTGCCTATGTACACTGCTGCCTTAATCCTATGTTATATGTATTTATTGGAGTGAAATTTAGAAACAATTTCATGCAGATTTTAAAAGATATGGGATGCATTAGTAAAAAACAATTGGCTAAATATCTGAAAACCGAGTGTGAGACATCGCAGCAAAAATCAGGTATATCAGAAACAACTAGTTTGCACCCTTTATAAGAATACTGGCTAAATCAAGATATTAAAATGtacatacaaacgtttgtatatcaTGATAATCTGATCTAGGATTGTATGTGTTTTCCTAATCGTTTGCTGTAATTTGATGGGCATTTTCTAATTCAATTGAACTAGGCCTTTGTGGAATAGATGCATTTTATGCAGCATCAAATTCTATATTAATATCTTCAGACATAAATTGTAAATAGATCCAAAAGTTGTTATGCATAAATTATGTTCAAATGCATGCAAATATGAATTTACCTAATTAAAGCTTTGATAAAATTGTTCAGCATTCATGTGGTCTCAATGATTTTGGATTCATTGGTGCAGAACTGGTACAAGATCTTAAAATAATGCAAGAGTATAAAAGCTATTGGTTGCACAAGAGGTTTACGAAGTTACACAATCAGAATCAATAGAGGGTCACCCAATTCAGAAAAGAAGAAAATTATAACTGAACATGAATTAAAATTCAAGTGACCAAAAATGAAGTTCCAGTAAAATTTGACAATGACaatgtatttatattttctgaATATTGACTGGTCTtctatgtttatttttgtttggaGGAATTAATGGGGTTGAAACCCAGAGTACTAAAACAAGTAGTCATGGAAATAATGGATGTATTCGGCTTACAAACGTTATAGATTATTAAACAGTTCCTGCAGATTGGAAGATGGTAAATGTAACCCCACCAtttaaaaatgaaaagaaaaacacACAGAGAACACGGACCAGTCAGCCTAACATGAGTTAGAGGGGCCATATCAGTCACCTCAGAATCCACGAGAACGGAATAGAAACAAGTCACCCTCAAAGCTGTGGATTGCTTAAGAAAAAGATTATAATATACACTCACTTGCCACTTAATTAAATACAAGAGTAGAACCTGGTGtgtcttctgctgcagtagcccatctACTTAAAAGCTCAATGTGTTACATgttcagagatggtcttctgcACAACAATGTTGCAACaaatgattatttgagttactgccgccttcctgtccagactgaaccagtctggccattctcttctgacctctctcattaacaaggcaattttgCCAGTAAAACATGtgtattggatttttttttattttacacaccattctctgtaaactctagagtctgtCGTGtgttaaaatcccaggagatcagcagtttcaacctccccatctggcaccaacaatcattccacagtcaaagtcacttagatcacatttcttccccattctgatgtgtggtctgaacaataactgaacctcttgcatgcttttatgtactgagttgctgccacatgatttgaTGAAATTTTTGCAGGTCCAGGTATACCTAATAAGCAGACCAATTTGGAGGACAGAAGCAAATGGAACGTTTCTAAGTCTGTTAATTACACAACAGAGTGAGATTATGAATTCAAATGTGGTGGCAAAGAATATTCAAGTTGACTTAGGCAGCTTGCACCATTGGACAAATCCATGACAATGGACAGTAacatgaataaatgtgaagtcatCTATTTTGATAGGTAAAACTGAAAGAATGAGTGCTGATTTAATGGGGACAGTTTGGAAAATGTTGATGTACTAAAGAATCAGTTTGTTCTTGTAATCACTGtaagtaagcatgcaggtgcaGCAAACAGTCAAGGCAGCAAATGGATGTTTGTGCTTAGTGTAAGATATTTTGAATACTGGAGCAAGGATACTGTACTGCAGTGTTTGTTAGATCACATGTGAAATACTTTATGcagttttaagaccataagactataagacataggagaagaattaagtCATGCAACATATCAAGCCTGCTCAGATATTCCAtcgtagctgatttattatcccttttaacctcattctcctgctttctttccataacctttgatgcctggactaaacaagaacctatcaacttctgctttaaatatactcaatgacttggtctccacaactgtcgatggcaataaattccatgatTCACCAGCATCCGGCtacagaaattcttcctcatctttgttctaaatggacgtttttctattctgaagttgtgccctctagtcctagaatcacccactataggaaacatcttcttcacatccactgtacttagacttttcaatattcgatagtttcaatgaaatcacccctcattttgTTTGCTTTGTTTTGGTTTGTTTATTTAAGGAAATATGGATTTACAATAGAAAAAATGCAACAAAGGTTCATAAACTGATTCCAGGGATGGCAGATCTATTGCATAAGCAGGCAATGAGTCAACCAGGGCTGGATTCACTGCAGTTTATGAAGGGATCTCATTGATCTCATCAAAGAACAAGATACTGACAGGGCTTGGCAAGATGGGTGGTGAGAGAATGCTTTTCCTTGCTGGGCATCTAGGAAGAAGAATTTCCTCATTCTATCAAGATGGCACTGAAAACCAGCTCATCACATGTAGATGGAGGTCGATTAACTTCTGGACACAAGAATTACAGGGCGGTGGAGAAAGCATTGGAACAAAGTTTTGAAACAGAAGAGTAGTCAATAATTTAATAAATTGGTGGAGCAGATTAAGGGCCAAATAGTATTTTCCATTTTGCTATGATCCATGTTTGTTTATTCCAGTTTCCTCACTTGTTAAGTGGATTTTTGGTGCATTTCTTCTGTAAACTAATTTATTATGTCTTGGCATTTTTATAAGTTACTAAAAGCCCAGAACATTAAATTCTAGGACACATTTTAAAAACAGCATTAGGATATATTATATATGAGAATAAATTTTGTTTTAGCTTTTTTTGTGCAGTGGTAAGAATGTGTCAGATCTTACTTAGTCCAGTATTCTGTCTGAATTTACAATCACAATGCTTATGCACCCCTACTAATCTTATTCATACATGGAAGGTCCCTTGAGAAACCTATCCTAAGTTAAGAATTTTCTCAAAAAGCAGAACAAGACTTGAGCAGCAACTAAATCTGGGGCTT
Above is a window of Hypanus sabinus isolate sHypSab1 chromosome 20, sHypSab1.hap1, whole genome shotgun sequence DNA encoding:
- the LOC132378391 gene encoding C-C chemokine receptor type 7-like, encoding MTQLPTFEIPAITGDFEFDMLDPSLFEISCDTSSVRNFGRLFMPILYAIIFATGLLGNLLVIVTLVLYVKPKTMVDIYLMNLAIADLIFLCTLPFWAVDAYTEWIFGTFMCKIMNGLYTVNFYSCMLTLACISVNRYNFIVQSTKMYKDRTKTVHSKLTCLGIWVFAIILTLPEFILSKAYTGIPDKIICTMIYPSNFDIIKVGVHVTQIVVGFLIPFVTMVICYTNIAKTLLHAKGFQKNKSLKIIVAVVIVFMICELPFNIVLLMRTLEIINKENMNCELRVNVDYAIIITEGTAYVHCCLNPMLYVFIGVKFRNNFMQILKDMGCISKKQLAKYLKTECETSQQKSGISETTSLHPL